The genomic interval CTGAATCCCTGGCTGAGCGCCGTGACAACGCAGGAAATAAAGAGCGCGGTCCCCGCGGCGGACAGCAAGTTGATTGTGTATTCCGCCGCGATGGGCTTTCCCGTCGTAGCGGACTCGATCGCGTTGTGCAACCCCAAGACCGGCGCCTTCCGCGTGACCATATCCAGCAACGCTTTTACGTCTGGTAGGGCCCAGATGATCATCAGCACGCAAACGATGAGAAATGGACTCCATGCAAAAAGTGGACTGTGATGCGGGGTTGCGCCTTCAGTTCGAGTTCCCCCCCCGCGCTTGCGTGTCGTGAGCCAGATTCCGACGGCGGCCATCGAAACCAGCGCGGATAGAATGTCGGGCAGGGTCGGGCCGAGGTAATTTGAACTCCACCATTGCGTGACCGCGAAAGAAGCGCCCGCAATAAGCGCCGTTGACCACGTTTCTCGAATGCCCTTCAATCCCGACATGATCCCGATGACGTAGAACGGCACGATCAGCGAGAGAATTGGCAATTGGCGCCCGACCATCTGCGAGATCGCCATCTGGTCGATTCCCGAAACATTCGACGCCATGAGGATCGGGATGCCGATCGCGCCGAACGCGACGGGGGCGGTATTCGCAACGAGACACAACTCCGCCGCTTCTATCAACGGAATCCCCAGCCCCGCGAGAATACCCGCGGACATGGCCACGGGCGCGCCAAACCCCGCGCACGCCTCGACCAGCGCGCCGAAACAAAACGCCACGAGCACCGCCTGAATGCGTTTGTCCGTTGTCAGCGTGGCAATCGAATGTTTTAACGCCTCGAACTGGCCGGTGCGCTCCATGATCGTGTGCAGCATCACCGCGCAGAAGACGATCCAACCGATCGGGAAGATACCAAAGCACGCGCCATGAAACGAGGACAATAACGCCAGTGGCGCCGGCATGCGGAACGCCGCCACCGCGACAACGAACGCCATCGCGAGCGCGCCGAGCGCAGCCCAGTGTCCCTTCATGCGCTTGACTGCAAGCGCCCAGAACAAGAACACAATCGGCAGCGACGCAACCGCCGCGGACAACGCGAGCCCCCCCAGCGGATCGATGGTCTGTTTCCACATGCCAGCAACTCCCCGACCGGCAAAGTGTATCAGTCACCATACTGCATTGTCGCTCTGTTTGCGAGTGTCGCAGGTGGCATGTTGGTCAATCCGTCTATGTTCGAAATCGAGCAATCGAACATTCGTGCTTAGTCCCGTCCGTCCCGTTTTGCGACCGCCCCGCAAACCCGTACAATCGGGTTGCGCGGCCAGCGAGCAAGGAAAGGAGCTTCCAATAATGAGCGAATTCGTCTTTGACACCGGCGCCGTCGCGCGGTTCTCGGAGGAAAAGTATCAGAAGGTGAACCTCTACGAATCGCACCGGCTGTTTTGCGATGTCTATTGCCTGCTGCCCGGTCAGAGTCAGCGCGCGCACGTACACAACGACGAAGACAAGATTTACCAAGCGCTCACGGGACCTGCGAGGTACAGATTGGCGGTTCAACGCGCCCGCTGCCGCCCGGTTTCACGGCGATTGCGCCCGCAGGGATCGAGCACGCCATCACGAACAACTCGAACGAGCCGGCGACGGTGCTCGCGGTGATGGCGCCGCATCCGCGGCTGCGGAAGCCGTAGCAACGGATCTTTTTCGTACCTAGCGCTCGCGCGCTATATGATTCGCTGCTGCCGAACTTTGTGCTTATGATCGTATTCGTGCTCGATCTTCTTGAGTATCGAATACAAGTACAATGAGACTCCACGAGCGCGACGAGCGTACCGAGACCAGGGGATCGACGAGCATGCAACTTAACCCGCTTTATCGCTGAATATCTTTCGCGACTTATCGATCCGCTTATGGATGCTGTCGCGCACCTCATCGGGCACAGCTATTCCAGCCTCGGCTTGCTGGGCACACAGCGTATCGAATCCCTTCCGCACCGCGTCGCACCAGCCCGCGAAGTACTCCGCCGCTTCGGCATTCGGGGGCGCAGGACAACCGCGCACATCGATGTAGATCGGACTCGTGATCGCGTACTGGCCAGCGACACACGGTTTGCCTTCCGGACTGGTCATGACATCAGGCGTCGCTGGCCCCTCGACAATCGCAAGAACCCATCCTGAATGTTCGATCGATAGGTCGAAGTCGACGGCGCGCTTACCGCCAATCGCGCCGCCAGTCGCCGGCACTTCAAGAACCATCGTTCCGTTCATCCAAAGCTGCGCGCGCGTGAGGCCCCACAAACTTCGCGCTTCGACTTTACCGCGCACAGGGCCGGGCCCGTCCAGCTTCACTGTATTGCCAGGCATGCATCCTTCGACGGCAACTTCAATCAGCGGCCCATTGGTGGCAAGAGTTTCGCCCGCGTTGTACGCGGCCGCAAAGGCCTTCCAGTCGATCGTTGAAGTGCGCGCGTAGGTGCGAAGTCCGCCGATCGGCTCCCGCCCCTGGTCGAGGTGAAAATCCGTCGAGCCGGCAACCCCGCAACGAAAACCGAGATTGAGCAAACGCATGTAGTCGCGGAGCTTCAGCGCAAACTCGCCGCGCGCATCTTCTTTTGCGAGCATGTCGATCGCGCAGGGGACGCCCAGCGCTACGTCGATTGGCCATTCGCGCGCGATGAGGCCGGCCTTTGGATCGGCAAGTGCGCTAACCTCTTCGCCGGTTCGCAGCGGCCCGTATGGATGCGCGTAGGAGACCGCGCCGCGGCCGGAGCCAATCGCAGTGATGTAATCCATGTTCATCGGGGCGGCGTTCCCGGTCCCCGCGATTGACGGAACAGTCCGGTCGAATATAGGGCAAATATGTCCCCAATAATTGCGCGTCAACTCTTGCGTGTAGCTTGCGTGGAACGATTCGCTTCGTCTCAATGCGTCCGGTTCCAGCGCCCGGTCGACGCCTTGGAACGGCAGATAGCCGATACCCTCCGCTTGCGCGATTGCGTAAACATCGTTGAGGTCCATCATCGGATACAGGGAACCGCCGTGACGGAACAGGTGCGTGTGATGATCGACAGACAACCATCCGCGGCGGCCCCAGTTGGCGCTCCTTTCGAGGTTTAGCGAAATGTGCGTTCGCACGCCCGATCGAACATCGACCTGCTTTTCCGCGATTGCATATTCAAAGCCCTTCATTGCCCGCACCGTGTAGCGGCCCGCCGGCAGGGCAATGCGCCCGAGACGCGGATCGATGAGTTCGAAGCAGCGTGTACCTTGTGTGTAGGCGTAAGTGAATGCCGGAACGACGCCTTCGCCGTGCTCGTCGACGATGTAGACGCGAGCGGGTACGTGTCGCTTGCCGTAGCCCGCGACTGCGATGTTAAGCTCGCCTTCGTTGTCCGAAAGCGGAATCGGATCCGCCAAATCGATTAGCCGAACATTACGCACGCGGAATCGTCCGGGCAACTCTTCTTTCGACACGATAGCCATCGCCGCATCAATCGCATGTGTGCCACGCGGTGGCTCGACAACTATCCACGCGGACTGCCAATCGAGCGTCTGCCAGCAACTGGTTTGCTTTTCAATCGTATGCCGCGATTTTCCGTCTGATCCAAAGCAATGGACCGCTACGCCTGCGAAATCTGCGCGAAAGCGCCATGTCTTCTCGCCTTCGACGCGCATTTCCCAAGCAAGGAGATAGGTGAGACCGCCGCCAACCGGGGTGGGAGGCAGGATGACCGTCGCTTCGTCCCGGGAAGGTCCGGGCGAGATTGTAAGCCAGTTTGCGTCGGCGTTGGCGGCGACCACCGCCGCGATCAAGACACTGGACGCGGTCATTAGCATGAGAGAAACCCTCGTTTAGGCGCGGGCCGAGCCTTGCCCTGCGCAATGATATAAGCTATCCGCATGCAATACGAGCCTCAGATTCGGCTGGCGTGCTCCGTTGGCGTGTTCGCAATCATGGCGCTGTGGGAACTCGCCGGGCCTCGCCGTGCGCTAACGGTCCGCAAGGGCCCGCGCTGGTTCGTGAACCTGTCGCTGGTTGTGATCGATACCCTGGTCGTTCGCCTGCTGTTTCCAATCGCCGCGGTGGGAATGGCGGAGCTTTCCGCGGTGCGGGGTTGGGGCGCGCTCAACATGGTTCACGCACCGTACTGGCTGGCGTTGACCGCGTCGTTCATCGCGCTCGATTTCATCGTCTACGTCCAGCACGTGCTGTTTCACTACGTGCCATTCTTCTGGCGGTTTCATCGCGTCCATCACGCGGACGTCGACTTCGACGTGACCACCGGGCTTCGCTTTCACCCTGGTGAAATCGCGCTCTCGATGTGCATCAAGCTGGGGGCAGTCGCGCTGCTTGGTCCGCCGATGGAGGCCGTAGTCGCGTTCGAGGTCGCGTTGAACGCTACGTCATTGTTCAACCACAGCAATGTGCGCATTCCGCTCACCATCGACCGCGCGTTGCGGTTTGTAGTGGTTACGCCCGACATGCACCGCGTCCATCATTCGGTTGTGTCAGCCGAAACGAACAGCAACTTCGGATTCAATCTGCCGTGGTGGGATCGCCTCTGCGGCACATACACCGCGCAGCCGCGCGACGGGCACACCGAGATGGCGATCGGCCTCGATCAGTTCCGGGACCGCATCAGTCAGCGGCTGGTAGCCCTGCTGTGGTTGCCGATAATCAAGCAAAAGAGGGTGGAGTAGATAGGCGGTCAGCGAATGAAGTCGAGCAGGCTCGGTTGAATGACGCGGCTGGCAGCGTTTAACGCGGCCTGGAACGCGTTGCTCTGTGCGTTGAGATTCAGGACGACATCGGCAAAGTCCGCATCGATTGAATCGCTCAAGACCTGCTGTAACTGAATCTGAAAGTCTTCCAGTTCCGCTTCAGACGCGGTGAATCGGTTCTGCACAGCGCCGACGCGCGCGATGCCTTGGCCCAGTTGCTGGCGAATCCCTTCGAGTTCGGTCAGCCGCGCGTTCTGCAGGCTCGATTGATCGCCGGCGAGCATATTGTCGCGAATATCAATCAGGGTCTGGAAAATGTCTTCGGCGCCCTGAAACACGACGGACCCCGGCTCGTTGATGACCACATCAACGCCGTCGCCAATCGTCACGTTAATGTCGTCCGCGTTGCCGACGTACGTCACCGCCGTGATGTTGCCGTTCACGTCCCGGGTGACTTCGTATGGAGGTTGGGTGGTGCGCGTGCCGCCGAAGATGTAGGCGCTGCCGGTTTGATGGTTTGCCGTGCTCACCACGCCTTCGAGAATCTGATTGATTTCTTCCGCGAGAATATCGAGCGCGTTCTGATCGTTCGTGCCGTTCGCGCCGCGCAGGGTCAGCTCGCGCGCGCGGAGCACATTCTCCGTCAGCGTCTGAAGGGACGTCACGGTTTCCTCGAGCCGCGGCCCGGCGGACGCGATGTTCTGGATGTATTGTTCGTTTTTCGCGATGGTCGCGCGCGCGTTGATGGCGCGCCGCGCGTCGATCGGATCGTCGGAGGGATTGTTCACGCGCAATCCCGTTCCCAATTGCGTTTGCAGATCGATGATGCGGTTGTTCTGGTACCGCAGGTTTGCCAGCGCCCGCTGCACAAGGATTTGCGATGTTACGCGCCCGACGCCCATCTTAGCCCCGCTGATCGATCAACGCGGGTTCGCCGGTGACTGCCGTCGCGGCGCCGCGCTCGCCGTAGGCCGGCTGCAACGATGGCGCGATCGCGATGCACGCCAACAGGCGTTGATTGAAATCGAGCGAGCGCCGGATGGTCCGCGCGTTCAGCCGCACGACGCGGCGTGTTTCGTTCACGGTCTTCCGCAGACGACACTGGATGTGCTGGAGGCGCGCGTTCCACGGTCCGGGCGCGGCGTTGGCAAGTGCGTACAACGTACGGCGGTCGGGAGGCAGACCCAGTTGAACGGCGACCTTCGCAATCACGCCCGCGCGCGACGCCTGCGCGTGCGCTGCTTCGCGCACAAGAATGTCCAGCGCCGCGGTGCGCGCTTCGAGCGCGTTCAGATCGCGCGCGCCAATCGCGTCAATCTGCGCGCGGCACACGGCCAGGACAGTCTCCTGCCGTTCGATTTCGTCTTCGAGACCGCCGCAAAGCTTTTCAAACAATTCGTCCACAATCGTCTTCCTCGCGCCTTCCTCTTTATCGGCAGAACGAATCGGGACTTGAGGGCGGCCCACCGGGCCGGGCGCAGAGTTATGGGGTGCGCATGAGCGCCGCGCCGATTGCCCGCAGCGCCACGTCGCGCTTCCAGTTGGTCTTTCCGTACGTGGCCATGAAGTCTTGTTGTTCCATCAGCCTGGCAATGCCGAATTGGCCGCTATCGGCCATGGCGCCGCTGAGGGCGTCATTGAAGATGTCGCGCTGGTAATCCGACGCCACGCCGCCCCCAAGCAGTCCGTCCTTCGGCACGGACTTGTACATTTCGTCGAGCAATTGCTTGAGGAACGCGTGTTCGAGTTCGCGGTAGGCCAGTTTCTTACGGTCCGGCGCCGCACCGGTATCGAGGCCACGAGCGTAGGCCGAATCGAGCGGGTTGACATACAGCACTACATGATCTCCAGGTCCGCGTCGAGTGCGCCCGCCTGGCGCAGCGCCTGAAAGATTGCGATCATGTCGCGCGGCGTCACTTTGAGACTGTTCAGCGCGTTCGCAATGTCCGCGGCGGAAGTGCCCTGCACGGGCATGAGTGCCCCCGGTTCCTCGTTCGCTTCGAGGTCAGTGGTCGCCGTTACGGCGGTTCGCCCTTCCTTCGAGAACGGCGCGGGCTGGCTTACGGCAGGCGTGCGGGCCACGGCAATAGTGAGGCTGCCGTGCGCTACCTGGCACGGCTTGATCATCACTTCGCCGCCCACGACGAGCGTGCCCGTGCGTTCGTTGATGACCACACGCGACGGCAAATCGGCCTGAACGGTAATCTCCTCCAGTTCGGCGATGAACGATATGAGATCGGCGTGGTGCAATTCCGGTATGCGCACGGTAATTGTGCTTGCGCTCAGCGCGCTTGCGGAATTCGGGCCGTACTTGTCATCGATTACGTGGCGTATATTGTCGGCGGTCGCGAAGTCCGCGCGTTTCAACAGAAGCGTGACGCGCTCTCCGTCGGTGATGGTGGAAGGCACTTCGCGTTCGACGTACGCGCCCATCGGCACGCGCCCGGCGGTAACGTGGTTTTTGCGCACCGCAGCGCCTCCTCCGCCCCCCGCGCTTTCCGCGTTGAATCCGCCGACCGAGACCGGCCCCTGGGCAATGGCATAGACCGTACCGTCCGCGGAGCCCGGCCCATACAGGAACGTTTCGGTGAGCGTGCCGCCTTCGAGACTCTGGCAGTTGCCAATCGAACTCACGCGCACGTCGATCCGCGTGCCCTCTTTCGCGAACGCCGGGAGCGTCGCATCGACGATGACTACCGCCGTATTCGGTGACACCAGGTCCTTGAGCTTATCTACCTCGATTTCGAGCCGCTCGAGCAAGCGGAGTTGCCGTTGCAGCGCGTCAACGTTTTTGTCGCCGGTGCCCGCCAGACCCACCACGAGCCCAATCCCTTTGAGCGGGTTGCCGCGCGCGCCTTGCACCTCGCACAGGTCCTTGATGCGTGCGGCCTGAGCCGTGAACGACAGGAACGCGGCCAGCAAGAGCATAGCGAGCGACAATAACCTGCTAGACCGTTTGAAATGCGATGTCATTGGCGCGTTCGCTCCGTTCATGTCATCAGTATGGCGCGACCCAATCGAGGAACCTGGTCAGCAATCCGCGCCGCTGGTTGTTCCACAGCGGTCCGCGCCCCTTGAGTTCGATCGTCGCGTCGGCGAGTTGCGTCGAATCGATGACGTTGTTCGGCGACACGTCGCGTGCGCGCGCAATGCCCCTAACGTAGATACGTGAGTCCTCGCGGTTCACCGAAACGACCTTTTCGCCTTCAATCAGCAACGTGCCGTTCGGATACATCTCCTTGACGGTGCACGTGATCGTCGTTACCAACTGGTTCTGGCGCTGAGTCTGGCCCGTCGTGCGCTGTTCGTTCTTCGTGCCAATGGCCCAGTTCGGCAGTTTCTCCGGATCGAGAATGCCCAAACCATCGGGCTTCTCCGCAACCAGAAACTCGTTGTCGTTCTCGTTCGCTTCGGACTCCACGTCCGATTCCTTTTTCGTATTGGTGTTGGAGTTTGTCGAGGCCTGAATCTTCTCCCGCACCATCACGGTGATGATGTCGCCGGGCTCGAATTTTTTCTTTTTCAACGACACAAGCGTCCCCTGTTCCGCAACCTTCTGCGTGAACAGCGAATCCGCGAACGCGGTTGTCGCGAACACGACTGACGCAACGAGTACGGGCAGCGCGCCGCCTATCCAACTCTGCACACGGTTCATTGCATCACCTCCACGGTACCGTCCGGCCGCACACGGCCCTGGAACTCAGCCTTCGAGTCGGGATTCATCAGGCGAACGACGTCGCCCGCACCGCCGTTGTCGAGCGCTTTTGCGCGCGAACGCACGACGAGCCCGCCCGCCTGTGCCTCGACCGACACGGTCTGGTTGCGTTTGATAACCTGCTTCGGCACGAGCGAACGGCGCGAGACCGTCTCGCCCATGAACATACTGTCGCGCGCGATCATGCCGACGATCTCGTCGAGGTCCTGAATCGCGTCGCCTTTTTGCTGTGACAGGGCGCGCTTCTCAAACCGCAGATCGGTCGCGCCGATTTGTTTTCCGCGCGGAATGTCCAACGCGCAAACGAGCACTTCGGCGTATGCCTCGATGTTCGCCTGCGCAAAAACCGTCCGCTTCACCTTGCCGTCCACTTCAACATCGCCGCGAAACGAACCCTGGCCGACCCAACGGTACTGCGGATTAGCCATCCATCGCACGGCTACCTCGCCCTCCGGCACCGTCACCGGATTGGGTTCGACGAGAATATCGACGCTGGTCTCCGCGTCGCTCCACGGCAGTTGCGTTTGAATGTACGTGCGCAAATCGTCGGTGAGCACCTCGCGCGAGAGATCGAGCGACAGTGTCGTCGCGAGTACGCTACCGGCGCCCTGCAACTCGACGCCTTCCGCACCCGCTCCGTTTAACCGCATTTTCAGCAATTGACTGTCAATGCGCTTCGACGATCCCGGGGACGCCGCGCTGCTGACTTCCAATGCCGCGAGTTGCTCCGCGTTCGGCCCCGCGATGTCCGCGATGTCGCCAAGGGTGACCATTGGTCCCTTCACATACGCCTCGGTCTTCAACATGATCGTGTCCGCGGACGCGGCCACGGCGATGAACGCGGCGGTCAGCGCCGTGAACACCAGCCACCGCACTGCGTATCGTGTTGCGTTCGTCATGCTACCGCCTCACCCTGGTTACCGCCTCACGTTGTTCGCAACTTGCAGCATCTCGTCGGATGTTTGAATGACCTTCGAGTTTGCCTCGTACGCGCGTTGCGCGATGATGAGGTTCAAGATTTCCTCGACGACCTGTACGTTCGAATTCTCGAGAAAACCCGAATTCAGGAAGCCAATGCCTTCCGTGCCGGGGGAGCCTTGTATGGGGGGGCCGGAGGCCTCGGATTCCCGCAGCAGGTTATGACCAAGGCGCGCGTCCAGCCCGGAGTTGTTCGGAAACCGGATCAACAGAATTTGCCCAAGATTCGTCGGTGTCGCGCTGCCGGGTTGTTTGGCAAAGACGGTCCCGTCGTTGCCAATCGACACCTCTTCGGCGTCGTTCGGAATGCTGATTCCGGGTTGCAGCGGGAATCCGTCAATGGTAACCAGGTTACCGTTCGGATCGCGGCGAAAACTGCCGTCGCGCGTGTACGCCGGCGTTCCGTCGGGCAGCGTGACCTCAAAGAACCCATTGCCCTCGATCGCTACGTCCAATGCGTTCCCGGTTTGAATGAGATTCCCTTGCGTGAACAACTTTGCCACCGAGGCGGGCTTTGCGCCGTGTCCGATTTGAATGCCCTCGGGAATCGTCTGGCCGCTCGCGGTTTGCGTGCCTGCGGGCTTCACCGTTTCGTAGAGCAGGTCCTGAAAATTTACCTTGCTCTTTTTGAACCCCGTCGTGTTTACGTTCGCGAGGTTGTGGGCGATCGTGTCGATGTTGGTCTGTTGGCCAATCATCCCGGTCGCCGCGGTGAATAGCGCGCGTATCATCGTGCTTTCTCTTTCCTGTTCGCGATTCTGATTCCGATTTCAAATTTGAGATTTGAAATCGCAGATCCGCCTATAGCGGCTACGTCGGCATGCCGACTTCGTTGATCAGCCGGCCCATCGTTTCGTCAACGGAGTTGATGACTTTTTGGTTCGCGTTGTACACGCGCAAGCCCAGCGTCATTTGCGCCATCTCGAACGGCACCTGCACGTTCGATCCCTCGAGACCGCCCGGTACGACCGATGTGTTATCGCCGGGACGCGGTCCGCCCGCGCTCTCGACCGGCGCGAACAAGTTTTGGCCGTAGCGTTCGAGCAGGTTCGGGTTCTCGAATTCGACGATGCGCAGTTTACCGACCGACTGGTTGTCTACAAGCACCGCGCCGCTCGAATCGAACTCGACGCTGCCGCCGTTGACTTCAATCGCACCACCGTCGCCCAGAATCGCGAAGCCGTCCGACGTGGTCAGTTGTCCCTCGGCGTTTATGGAGAATTCGCCATTGCGCGTGAAGCGTTCGCCCGCGGGCGTTTCCACGGCAATAAAACCCGGGCCCTGCAACGCGACATGCATCGGGTTTCCCGTCATGCCGATGGGACCGGTCGCGTAGTCGGTGTATACGTTGGTCAATGCCAAGCCGCCGCCGGGGCCGCGCTCCGCGTTCAGGCGCGCGGCGGTGCCAAGGCTGCCCAGGAAGATTTCCTTGAACCCTTCGCTGATGGCGTTTTGCCGCTTGAAACCGGCGGTCGCGGCGTTCGCGATGTTGTTCGCGATCACCGCCTGCCGATCTTCCGTGGCAATCATGCCGGACGCGGCCGCGTAGAGACCCTGAATCATTCCCCAATTCCCTCTTGGGGGCATTCGCCCCCGTGCTATGGCATCGCCCGAAGGCGCTAATCTTGGAGGCCCGGCCGGCGTTTCAGGGATGAACGGCGGCGCTTAAGGGGGAGCGCAACCGTTAGCCGGGCCAACCACTCACGTTGGACCCGCTATGGGACAGGTCCAGGTGGGAAGGAGCAATGGGTGTGCCAAGGCGGCGGCGCCTTAACCGCCGCGCTGCAAGTATCCATTACGATTACGATTACGGGTACGAACACAAGCACGAAGTGTAGTGTTCGATGCGAAGCCATCATGCAAATCTTTCCACGCGCCGGAAGATTGTGCATGGAGGCAATTGCCGGTACGCTTGGACAAATGGAGACCAAGTCCGAAATCCGCCGGCGGTTGCTCGACGAACGCCGCGCCCTGGATTCAGCCGAGGCCGCTCGACGATCCGGGTTCGTCCGAGAACGTTTGTGGACACTCCCGGAGTTCCAGCGTGCGGGGCGCGTTCTCACCTACGTTTCGGCAAAGGATAACGAGGTTGACACACGGGCCATCATCGAACGGCTGCTAGCGGAGGGCCGAATCGTCGCCTGTCCGCAAAGCCTGCCGGACCGTGTGCTTGCGTGGCGGAAAATCGATTCGGTTGATGACCTGACCGGCTCGCGGTACGGCATCCCGGAACCCCAACCGGAGCGATGCAAGGTTGTTGCCCCCTCACGCGCCGACGTGGTCCTCGTTCCCGGAATCGCATTCACGCGCGAGGGTCACCGCATCGGCTACGGGGGCGGATACTTCGACCGTTTTTTGCACGATTTCGGCGGCCTGTCTATCGGTCTCGCGTACGAATTTCAGTTGGTTGACGCAATTCCTACCGGACCGCACGACATGCGGCTGAACTTAGTGGTGACTGAATCCGATGTGCCCCGTTCGGTGCGAGATTAGGCGGACGATCTCCCCGCAAAGGTTGCGCGCCGCGCCTTGAGGAGCAACACCATTGCGCCCAGGATCAATAGCGCTAGCACCAAAGGCCACGGATTGACCGGCACGTTCGGCACATCGAACGGATCGTACGGATCCGATCCAAGACTGTTCTCGAGCTGATCGCTGAACCCGTCGCCGTCCGAATCCAGATCGAGGAAGTTCGGGATGGTATCGCCGTCCACGTCCGCGGTGCCTTCGATCGCGTCCGGGATGCCGTCGCCATCCGAATCCAGATCGAGGTAATTCTGGATGCCGTCGTTGTCGGCGTCCCCGATTCCCTCGACCACGTCGGGGATGCCGTCGCCATCTTGATCCGCATTGGGT from Candidatus Hydrogenedentota bacterium carries:
- the flgG gene encoding flagellar basal-body rod protein FlgG, producing the protein MIRALFTAATGMIGQQTNIDTIAHNLANVNTTGFKKSKVNFQDLLYETVKPAGTQTASGQTIPEGIQIGHGAKPASVAKLFTQGNLIQTGNALDVAIEGNGFFEVTLPDGTPAYTRDGSFRRDPNGNLVTIDGFPLQPGISIPNDAEEVSIGNDGTVFAKQPGSATPTNLGQILLIRFPNNSGLDARLGHNLLRESEASGPPIQGSPGTEGIGFLNSGFLENSNVQVVEEILNLIIAQRAYEANSKVIQTSDEMLQVANNVRR
- a CDS encoding 5-formyltetrahydrofolate cyclo-ligase: MQIFPRAGRLCMEAIAGTLGQMETKSEIRRRLLDERRALDSAEAARRSGFVRERLWTLPEFQRAGRVLTYVSAKDNEVDTRAIIERLLAEGRIVACPQSLPDRVLAWRKIDSVDDLTGSRYGIPEPQPERCKVVAPSRADVVLVPGIAFTREGHRIGYGGGYFDRFLHDFGGLSIGLAYEFQLVDAIPTGPHDMRLNLVVTESDVPRSVRD
- a CDS encoding flagellar hook-basal body protein; this encodes MIQGLYAAASGMIATEDRQAVIANNIANAATAGFKRQNAISEGFKEIFLGSLGTAARLNAERGPGGGLALTNVYTDYATGPIGMTGNPMHVALQGPGFIAVETPAGERFTRNGEFSINAEGQLTTSDGFAILGDGGAIEVNGGSVEFDSSGAVLVDNQSVGKLRIVEFENPNLLERYGQNLFAPVESAGGPRPGDNTSVVPGGLEGSNVQVPFEMAQMTLGLRVYNANQKVINSVDETMGRLINEVGMPT